In Luteitalea sp. TBR-22, one genomic interval encodes:
- a CDS encoding aminopeptidase P N-terminal domain-containing protein has product MNSAEMIRTGMLLAFVLATGASAQERTREQTDFPREEFAARRTAVFERIGRNAIAVVQGAANVGAFARFRQSNEFYYLTGVEIPHAYLVLDGRNRRTSLYVPHRNEARERNEGKVLSAEDAPAIVASTGVDEVHGVELLAQHLSRPLIKTPVPQLYTPFSPAEGRVASRDEILTGTAGNVSDPWDGRPSREGVFLNHLRTRFPQFALQDLSPILDDLRLVKSPREIALIRQASQLAGLALLEAMRSTQAGVMEYQLDAAARYVFQVNGARDEGYASITAGGTNAWWGHYFHNDSALKDGDLVLMDYAPDYRYYTSDVTRMWPVNGRFSPAQRALYGFIAAYRDALVRHIRPGLTADEILDRAAADMATVLARTTFGNANHERAAREALKFRGHLSHPVGLTVHDVGTYRTGPLRPGQVFSIDPMLWVPEERLYVRVEDVVVVTETGVENFSDFVPVAPDALEAIVREPGILQWRGATPLPLQR; this is encoded by the coding sequence ATGAACAGCGCCGAGATGATCCGGACCGGGATGTTGCTGGCGTTCGTCCTGGCGACTGGTGCGTCGGCACAGGAACGGACGCGTGAACAGACCGACTTCCCGCGCGAGGAGTTCGCGGCGCGTCGCACCGCGGTCTTCGAACGCATCGGCCGCAACGCCATCGCCGTGGTGCAGGGCGCGGCCAACGTCGGCGCCTTCGCCCGCTTCCGCCAGTCCAACGAGTTCTACTACCTGACCGGCGTCGAGATCCCGCACGCCTACCTCGTGCTCGACGGCCGCAACCGCCGGACCTCGCTGTACGTGCCCCACCGCAACGAGGCGCGTGAGCGGAACGAGGGCAAGGTCCTCTCGGCCGAGGACGCGCCGGCGATCGTCGCCTCGACGGGCGTCGACGAGGTCCACGGCGTCGAGCTGCTCGCCCAGCACCTGTCGCGCCCCCTCATCAAGACACCCGTGCCGCAGCTGTACACGCCGTTCAGCCCCGCCGAGGGCCGGGTGGCGAGCCGCGACGAGATCCTGACCGGCACCGCCGGCAACGTGAGCGACCCGTGGGACGGACGGCCGTCGCGCGAGGGTGTCTTCCTGAACCACCTGCGCACGCGGTTCCCGCAGTTCGCGTTGCAGGACCTCAGCCCTATCCTCGACGACCTCCGCCTCGTCAAGAGTCCTCGCGAGATCGCCCTGATCCGTCAGGCGTCACAGCTGGCCGGCCTGGCGCTGCTGGAAGCCATGCGCAGCACGCAGGCGGGGGTCATGGAGTATCAGCTCGACGCTGCGGCCCGTTACGTGTTCCAGGTCAACGGCGCCCGCGACGAGGGCTACGCCTCGATCACCGCCGGCGGCACCAACGCCTGGTGGGGACACTACTTCCACAACGACAGCGCGCTGAAGGACGGCGACCTGGTGCTGATGGACTACGCGCCCGACTACCGCTACTACACGAGCGACGTCACGCGGATGTGGCCGGTCAACGGCCGGTTCAGCCCGGCGCAGCGCGCGCTGTACGGGTTCATCGCCGCCTATCGCGACGCCCTGGTCCGGCACATCCGCCCCGGCCTGACCGCCGACGAGATCCTCGATCGCGCCGCCGCCGACATGGCGACCGTGCTCGCGCGGACCACCTTCGGCAACGCCAACCACGAGCGCGCGGCGCGCGAAGCGCTGAAGTTCCGCGGCCATCTCTCGCACCCGGTCGGCCTGACCGTGCACGACGTCGGGACGTACCGGACAGGCCCGCTGCGCCCCGGCCAGGTGTTCTCGATCGATCCGATGCTCTGGGTGCCCGAGGAACGCCTCTACGTGCGCGTCGAGGACGTCGTCGTGGTGACCGAGACCGGGGTGGAGAACTTCAGCGACTTCGTGCCGGTCGCGCCCGACGCCCTCGAGGCCATCGTTCGGGAGCCGGGCATCCTGCAGTGGCGCGGCGCCACGCCGCTGCCGCTCCAGCGCTGA
- a CDS encoding M1 family aminopeptidase: protein MRFIKVSLLALLLAGPAPASAGTQAVDLTRRPVRSLRSHDFDVQHYRIRLAIDDERRTVDGETTVTLRPLKDDFRTCVLDAETFTVSAVRDASGSNLEFRQTPTSLRIELARPYRHDETVVVTVSYRLVNPKVDAKAYGMEPSYRLGLDFKEPGPRNPAMVSTLSFPQGARHWFPSYDDPDDKATSDIIVTVRRDHSVVSNGRLVGVTADEQAGTRTFHWAQEQPHSTYLFMLAAGPYVVVRDTLGTLPIAYWVYPQDEPHARRTFGRTPDVIRFFNERFGYPYPWAKYDQVIIPGIGGGAESTTATVIGESAIVPDDRAMQDFPSDWLVAHEAAHHWWGDLVTMRTWSETWINEGFATFSEHVYTCHARGPDECALDLRQKQDSYFAEARTRYARPIVFERYEYPNENFDRHTYQKGAVVLDMLRFVLGEEPFWRAVSRFLHAHAFGSADTNDLVVAIHEATGQNLDWFFEQWVRKPGHPVLVVTQSWDEAARRLSLRVRQTQDTSKGIPIFRMPVDVEIVTSRGATRHRIQLESADQSFSLEAVEKPLLVRFDKGNHLLDELTFAKDTTELLYQLGHDDVSGRVWAASELGGRLAESGVREALHAATGDRSWAVRERALTVLAASDRSFGVDQLRALATDPSSRVRVAALKALGARRDATLLPFYRERFERDDSYLAQAEALRSIGMAGDRASLPLLEQAAATPSPRNVIRLAAEWAREEIGRAR, encoded by the coding sequence ATGCGGTTCATCAAGGTCTCCCTGCTGGCGCTGCTGCTGGCCGGGCCGGCGCCCGCGTCGGCCGGCACCCAGGCCGTCGACCTCACCCGACGGCCGGTACGGTCGCTGCGCAGCCACGACTTCGACGTGCAGCACTACCGGATCCGGCTGGCCATCGACGACGAGCGCCGCACGGTGGACGGCGAGACGACGGTGACGCTGCGGCCTCTGAAGGACGACTTCCGCACGTGCGTGCTCGATGCCGAGACGTTCACCGTGTCGGCCGTCCGCGACGCGTCGGGCAGCAACCTCGAGTTCCGGCAGACGCCGACGTCGCTGCGCATCGAGCTCGCCAGGCCCTACCGCCACGACGAGACGGTCGTCGTGACGGTGAGCTACCGGCTCGTGAATCCGAAGGTCGACGCCAAGGCGTACGGCATGGAGCCGTCGTACCGGCTGGGCCTCGACTTCAAGGAACCCGGGCCGCGCAATCCGGCCATGGTCTCGACCCTCTCGTTCCCGCAGGGCGCGCGCCACTGGTTCCCGTCGTACGACGACCCCGACGACAAGGCGACCTCCGACATCATCGTCACGGTGCGGCGCGACCACAGCGTCGTGTCCAACGGCCGCCTGGTCGGCGTCACGGCAGACGAGCAGGCCGGCACGCGGACCTTCCACTGGGCACAGGAGCAGCCCCACTCCACATACCTGTTCATGCTGGCCGCCGGCCCGTACGTCGTCGTCCGCGACACGCTGGGCACGCTGCCGATCGCCTACTGGGTGTACCCGCAGGACGAGCCCCATGCGCGACGGACGTTCGGCCGCACCCCGGACGTGATCCGCTTCTTCAACGAGCGCTTCGGCTACCCGTACCCGTGGGCCAAGTACGACCAGGTGATCATCCCCGGCATCGGCGGCGGCGCCGAGAGCACCACCGCGACCGTCATCGGCGAGAGCGCCATCGTGCCCGACGACCGGGCGATGCAGGACTTCCCGTCGGACTGGTTGGTGGCGCACGAGGCCGCCCATCACTGGTGGGGCGACCTCGTGACGATGCGGACGTGGAGCGAGACGTGGATCAACGAGGGCTTCGCGACGTTCAGCGAGCACGTCTACACGTGTCACGCGCGCGGCCCCGACGAGTGCGCCCTCGACCTGCGGCAGAAGCAGGACAGCTACTTCGCCGAGGCGAGGACCCGTTACGCCAGGCCGATCGTGTTCGAGCGGTACGAGTACCCGAACGAGAACTTCGATCGGCACACGTACCAGAAGGGCGCGGTGGTGCTGGACATGCTGCGCTTCGTGCTCGGCGAGGAGCCGTTCTGGCGCGCCGTCTCGCGCTTCCTGCACGCGCACGCCTTCGGATCGGCAGACACGAACGACCTGGTGGTGGCCATCCACGAGGCCACCGGCCAGAACCTCGACTGGTTCTTCGAGCAGTGGGTGCGCAAGCCGGGCCACCCGGTCCTCGTGGTCACGCAGTCATGGGATGAGGCCGCGCGTCGCCTGTCGCTGCGCGTCCGGCAGACACAGGACACGTCGAAGGGCATCCCGATCTTCCGGATGCCGGTGGACGTGGAAATCGTGACGTCGCGCGGCGCCACGCGGCACCGGATCCAGCTCGAGTCGGCCGACCAGTCGTTCTCGCTCGAGGCCGTCGAGAAGCCCCTGCTTGTCAGGTTCGACAAGGGCAACCACCTCCTCGACGAGCTCACCTTCGCGAAGGACACGACCGAACTCCTCTATCAGCTCGGCCACGACGATGTGAGTGGGCGGGTGTGGGCGGCGTCGGAGCTCGGGGGGCGACTGGCGGAGTCGGGGGTCCGTGAGGCGCTGCACGCCGCGACCGGCGACCGGTCCTGGGCGGTGAGGGAACGAGCGCTCACGGTACTGGCGGCGAGCGATCGGTCGTTCGGCGTGGACCAGCTGAGGGCACTCGCGACCGACCCGAGCAGCCGTGTGCGCGTGGCCGCCCTGAAGGCCCTCGGCGCTCGCCGCGACGCCACCCTGCTGCCGTTCTACCGCGAGCGTTTCGAGCGCGACGACAGCTACCTCGCCCAGGCCGAGGCGTTGCGGTCGATCGGCATGGCGGGCGACCGCGCCAGCCTGCCGTTGCTCGAGCAGGCCGCCGCGACACCCTCGCCGCGCAACGTGATTCGCCTCGCCGCCGAATGGGCGCGGGAGGAGATTGGCCGGGCAAGGTGA
- a CDS encoding S41 family peptidase: MRASRLARAFVMAVVAVACGASLASADEPPDPCNFADGSAAFSYERVMSCYERVPFNPADLANAVAFLGASRERSDLREVFQARYGWREELSALASRTFDNDHDFQLALVDNHKKFYNPHWRYRRPYCYTAYLGAFIPFDFGSTVTTVRKGGRPEQIVFIESAAYLPDLYRQFTGIDPEAYVGARVVSINGTPALEYFRQYALGTFRFDEDASQGLNEILQNAAYSIRTSVTHDVPPDRPADTFVLETRTGRRLTVEIPWVFAPREAFGVWQWPLDWVFSTEEFRAQCSWISETAWISGDFGAASGSIGASSRGDAFRRGAAQFRDELMEKREMAARLDREYHGRRADYFEVAPGLARQPLQVIVPKSDGAAAYQLGGRTTVIRLDDFVQDWRDEVVAATANACQNSDRLVFDMRNNGGGYVDSMSWLVSHVLPDRTRLKDRGLGGRFLASNPGRNELVSRMEDWSAANGSDCSFGYEGGCMVDPATEQPLAAGWYTQGNETEERGGQSELLTQRFLFRDWQGMAEPIACPGKFSGENLIIYSNGTGASAGYFWPALMRPDATIVTSGGFLGQPPVLGIARGGAVWGMNDFEAYIEQYLEYFFVPASNPLPYLIRWADSFMEQPGPYMRGESSLYVDDPARGDLHIDVWSDSPRTDSFVYGRLLEAVQRRGKAAATK; encoded by the coding sequence GTGCGCGCCTCGCGCCTGGCTCGCGCGTTCGTGATGGCCGTGGTCGCCGTCGCCTGCGGGGCATCCCTTGCCTCGGCCGACGAGCCTCCCGATCCCTGCAATTTCGCCGATGGCAGTGCCGCGTTCTCCTATGAGCGCGTGATGTCCTGCTACGAGCGCGTGCCGTTCAACCCGGCCGATCTGGCCAACGCCGTGGCGTTCCTCGGCGCATCCCGGGAGCGCAGCGACCTCCGCGAGGTGTTCCAGGCCAGGTACGGCTGGCGCGAGGAGTTGTCCGCACTCGCCTCGCGCACCTTCGACAACGATCACGACTTCCAGCTGGCGCTGGTCGACAACCACAAGAAGTTCTACAACCCGCACTGGCGGTACCGCAGGCCCTATTGCTACACGGCGTACCTGGGCGCCTTCATCCCGTTCGACTTCGGATCGACGGTGACGACGGTTCGGAAGGGCGGCCGGCCGGAGCAGATCGTCTTCATCGAGTCGGCGGCCTACCTGCCCGACCTCTACCGCCAGTTCACCGGCATCGACCCCGAGGCGTATGTCGGCGCCCGGGTCGTGTCGATCAACGGCACGCCCGCGCTCGAGTACTTCCGCCAGTACGCCCTCGGCACCTTCCGCTTCGACGAGGACGCCAGTCAGGGACTCAACGAGATCCTTCAGAACGCGGCCTACTCGATCCGCACCTCGGTGACGCACGACGTGCCGCCGGACCGCCCGGCCGACACGTTCGTCCTCGAGACGCGAACCGGCAGGCGCCTCACCGTCGAGATCCCGTGGGTGTTCGCGCCCCGTGAGGCGTTCGGGGTGTGGCAGTGGCCCCTCGACTGGGTGTTCTCCACCGAGGAGTTCCGGGCGCAGTGCTCGTGGATCAGCGAGACCGCGTGGATCTCGGGTGATTTCGGCGCAGCGTCTGGCTCGATCGGTGCCTCCAGCCGGGGCGACGCCTTCCGACGCGGCGCGGCCCAGTTCCGCGACGAGCTCATGGAGAAGCGCGAGATGGCTGCGCGCCTCGACCGCGAGTACCACGGCCGGCGCGCGGACTACTTCGAGGTGGCACCCGGGCTCGCACGGCAGCCTCTCCAGGTGATCGTGCCCAAGAGCGACGGCGCCGCGGCCTACCAGTTGGGCGGGCGCACCACGGTGATCAGGCTCGACGACTTCGTGCAGGACTGGCGCGACGAGGTCGTCGCGGCCACCGCCAATGCCTGCCAGAACAGCGACCGGCTCGTCTTCGACATGCGCAACAACGGCGGCGGGTACGTCGACTCCATGTCGTGGTTGGTGAGCCACGTGCTCCCCGACCGGACCCGGCTGAAGGATCGAGGGCTCGGCGGCCGCTTCCTCGCGTCCAACCCCGGCCGCAACGAACTGGTGTCGCGCATGGAGGACTGGAGCGCGGCCAACGGGTCGGACTGCTCGTTCGGGTACGAAGGCGGGTGCATGGTCGACCCCGCCACCGAGCAGCCGCTCGCCGCGGGCTGGTACACGCAGGGCAACGAGACGGAGGAGCGGGGCGGACAGTCAGAGCTGCTCACCCAGAGGTTCCTCTTCCGCGACTGGCAGGGCATGGCGGAGCCGATCGCGTGCCCCGGCAAGTTCTCGGGCGAGAACCTGATCATCTACTCGAACGGCACGGGTGCCAGTGCCGGCTACTTCTGGCCCGCTCTCATGCGGCCCGACGCCACCATCGTCACCTCGGGCGGGTTCCTGGGCCAGCCGCCGGTGCTCGGGATCGCGCGCGGCGGCGCGGTGTGGGGGATGAACGACTTCGAGGCGTACATCGAGCAGTACCTCGAGTACTTCTTCGTCCCGGCCAGCAATCCGCTGCCATACCTCATTCGCTGGGCCGACTCGTTCATGGAGCAGCCGGGTCCTTACATGCGTGGGGAGAGCAGCCTCTACGTGGACGACCCGGCGCGCGGCGACCTGCACATCGACGTCTGGAGCGACAGCCCGCGGACCGACAGCTTCGTCTACGGTCGCCTGCTCGAGGCGGTGCAGCGGCGTGGCAAGGCGGCCGCGACGAAGTAG
- the gltX gene encoding glutamate--tRNA ligase: MSTAPLRVRFAPSPTGYLHVGGARTALFNWLLARRTGGTFVLRIEDTDMERSSDAMVQGILDGMSWLGLTWDEGPQVGGPHAPYFQSQRLDRYRAVAAQLVASGHAYYDYRTAAPRTKTADGEETPDTFGTKSYEDTSLTLTADEVAAREAAGMPRAIRFRVPAEGRTVFPDAVHGEIGFDNAGLEDFVILRSDGYPTYHLSVVVDDMDMQITQVIRGDDHISNTPKQVLLYEALGVPVPGFAHVPLILGPDKKRLSKRHGATSVMEYSAQGIVPEAMVNFLALLGWSPGTDQELFSAAELVERFDLEGISGGNAVFNPEKLEWMNNQHIMLLPDDVLIAHARPWLVEAGLWRDAYDGEARPWLVRALTLLRPRAKRLGDIPEGLGPLVRPVTFDPAAVARHLTAEMAQHLETLAERLAVLPTFDAPSIEQVVRGTAEAGGVKAGAFMQAVRVSLVGRTVSPGLFETIELLGLDESLARIRAGARQAQPA, translated from the coding sequence GTGTCGACTGCTCCGCTACGCGTCCGCTTCGCGCCGTCGCCGACGGGTTACCTCCACGTCGGAGGCGCTCGCACCGCCCTGTTCAACTGGCTGCTCGCGCGCCGCACCGGCGGCACGTTCGTCCTGCGCATCGAGGACACCGACATGGAGCGGTCGTCCGACGCGATGGTGCAGGGCATCCTCGACGGGATGAGCTGGCTCGGCCTCACCTGGGACGAAGGGCCACAGGTCGGCGGGCCGCACGCGCCCTACTTCCAGTCGCAACGCCTCGACAGGTACCGCGCGGTCGCCGCGCAGCTGGTGGCCAGCGGACACGCGTACTACGACTACCGCACCGCCGCGCCGCGCACGAAGACGGCCGACGGCGAGGAGACGCCCGACACGTTCGGCACCAAGTCGTACGAGGACACGAGCCTCACGCTCACCGCCGATGAGGTCGCGGCGCGCGAGGCCGCGGGCATGCCGCGGGCCATCCGCTTCCGCGTCCCGGCCGAGGGCCGCACGGTGTTCCCCGATGCCGTACACGGCGAGATCGGCTTCGACAACGCCGGGCTCGAGGACTTCGTCATCCTGCGTTCCGACGGCTACCCGACCTACCACCTGTCGGTCGTGGTCGACGACATGGACATGCAGATCACGCAGGTGATCCGCGGCGACGACCACATCTCGAACACGCCCAAGCAGGTGCTGCTGTACGAGGCGCTCGGCGTGCCGGTGCCCGGCTTCGCGCACGTGCCGCTCATCCTCGGGCCAGACAAGAAGCGCCTCAGCAAGCGTCACGGCGCCACGTCGGTGATGGAGTACTCCGCGCAGGGCATCGTGCCCGAGGCGATGGTGAACTTCCTCGCGCTGCTCGGCTGGTCGCCCGGCACCGATCAGGAACTCTTCAGCGCCGCCGAGCTCGTCGAGCGATTCGACCTCGAGGGGATCAGCGGCGGCAACGCGGTGTTCAACCCCGAGAAGCTCGAGTGGATGAACAACCAGCACATCATGCTGCTCCCCGACGATGTGCTGATTGCGCATGCGCGGCCGTGGCTCGTCGAGGCAGGGCTGTGGCGCGACGCCTACGACGGTGAAGCGCGCCCCTGGCTCGTGCGTGCCCTCACGCTGCTGCGCCCACGCGCCAAGCGGCTCGGCGACATCCCGGAGGGCCTCGGCCCGCTCGTCCGCCCGGTGACGTTCGATCCGGCGGCGGTTGCCAGGCACCTGACGGCGGAGATGGCCCAGCACCTGGAGACGCTTGCCGAACGGCTGGCCGTGCTCCCGACGTTCGACGCGCCCTCGATCGAGCAGGTCGTGCGCGGCACGGCCGAAGCTGGCGGCGTGAAGGCCGGCGCCTTCATGCAGGCGGTGCGCGTCTCGCTGGTCGGGCGCACCGTGAGCCCCGGGCTGTTCGAGACCATCGAGCTCCTCGGCCTCGACGAAAGCCTCGCCCGCATCCGCGCGGGGGCCCGGCAAGCCCAGCCCGCCTGA
- a CDS encoding glycerol-3-phosphate dehydrogenase/oxidase, whose product MRAADLHRQAFDVLVVGGGVIGCGVARDAARRGLRVAILEQDDFGSGTSSGSTRLIHGGLRYLEMLDFALVRLDLREREILLRIAPHLVTPLRFLLPFYRQSAYQRFRMRVGMLLYDALSYDRSLEGHAMLSADEALAAEPKLVGEGLQGAAAYSDAQVALPERLCMENVVDAMEAGAVACNHSKVVAAVVSDGRIRGVRVQDLIAQREVEVSARVVVNAAGPWFDRAAGVLQSAARPRVRTTRGIHLACPNPPANALALPSAVDGRLTFVIPWLGYTWVGTTDIDHETDPSEAVATPGEIDYLRRSVEPYVGGLGEVLFTNAGVRALVRRDGHASAVTRSHQIIAEQDPVGLVSIIGGKLTGYRAIAEEATQRVCRLLDVSTRSITATTPLPGARPAEGADPDLLSPAQRDRLTQLYGSRRREVLELVRDRPELGRPLMEGAPDVAAQVVHAVRHEACERVADFVLRRSCLTFTSHRGRPALARIAALMREELGWSDQRTADELAHVRRLLARTDGDRPSGPDTFADIG is encoded by the coding sequence ATGAGAGCCGCAGATCTCCATCGCCAGGCGTTCGATGTCCTCGTGGTGGGGGGCGGCGTGATCGGCTGCGGCGTCGCCCGCGACGCCGCGCGGCGCGGCCTGCGCGTCGCCATCCTCGAACAGGACGACTTCGGCAGCGGCACGTCCTCGGGTTCCACCCGCCTGATCCACGGCGGCCTGCGGTACCTCGAGATGCTGGACTTCGCGCTGGTCCGCCTCGACCTGCGCGAGCGCGAGATCCTGCTCCGGATCGCACCGCATCTGGTGACGCCGCTGCGATTCCTGCTGCCGTTCTACCGGCAGTCGGCCTACCAGCGCTTCCGCATGCGCGTCGGCATGCTGCTGTACGACGCCCTCAGCTACGACCGCAGCCTCGAAGGTCACGCGATGCTGTCGGCCGACGAGGCGCTCGCCGCCGAGCCGAAGCTGGTTGGCGAGGGCCTGCAGGGCGCGGCTGCCTATTCCGACGCCCAGGTCGCCCTTCCCGAACGCCTCTGCATGGAGAACGTCGTCGACGCCATGGAGGCCGGTGCGGTCGCCTGCAACCACTCGAAGGTCGTCGCCGCAGTGGTCAGCGACGGGCGCATCCGCGGCGTGCGCGTGCAGGACCTCATCGCGCAGCGCGAGGTCGAGGTCTCGGCGCGCGTCGTCGTCAACGCGGCCGGCCCGTGGTTCGATCGCGCGGCGGGCGTGCTGCAGTCGGCCGCTCGTCCCCGGGTGCGGACCACGCGCGGCATCCACCTGGCGTGCCCCAATCCGCCGGCCAACGCGCTGGCGCTGCCGTCGGCGGTCGACGGGCGGCTCACGTTCGTGATCCCGTGGCTCGGGTACACCTGGGTCGGCACGACCGACATCGACCACGAGACCGATCCGTCGGAGGCGGTGGCGACGCCAGGGGAGATCGACTACCTGCGGCGGTCGGTGGAGCCGTACGTGGGCGGGCTCGGCGAGGTGCTGTTCACCAACGCCGGCGTGCGGGCGCTCGTGCGTCGCGACGGGCACGCGTCGGCGGTCACCCGATCGCACCAGATCATCGCCGAGCAGGATCCCGTGGGGCTGGTGTCGATCATCGGCGGCAAGCTCACGGGCTATCGCGCCATCGCCGAGGAGGCGACGCAGCGCGTGTGCCGGTTGCTCGACGTGTCGACGCGTTCCATCACCGCGACGACGCCGCTCCCGGGTGCGCGCCCTGCCGAAGGGGCGGATCCCGACCTGCTCTCGCCGGCGCAACGCGACCGCCTCACGCAGCTGTACGGCAGCCGCCGCCGGGAGGTGCTCGAGCTCGTGCGCGACCGGCCCGAGCTCGGGCGGCCGTTGATGGAGGGCGCCCCCGACGTCGCCGCGCAAGTCGTGCATGCCGTGCGTCACGAGGCCTGCGAGCGCGTCGCCGACTTCGTGCTCCGGCGCTCGTGCCTCACGTTCACATCGCACCGTGGCCGCCCGGCGCTGGCCCGCATCGCCGCGCTGATGCGCGAGGAGCTCGGGTGGTCCGACCAGCGCACCGCCGACGAACTGGCGCACGTCCGCAGGTTGCTCGCGCGGACTGACGGAGACAGGCCGAGCGGCCCGGACACGTTTGCCGACATCGGGTAA
- a CDS encoding DNA-3-methyladenine glycosylase, producing MPVRFTPETCQAATRVLARRDPALARLVRVHGPCALGTRARRDSFSALVRSIIYQQLATAAATTIHDRVMASMGVRRCPPPATWLATPEATLRAAGLSGQKMRYILDLCRHVTDGTLDTRQIHRLDDEAVIAMLTQVKGIGRWTAEMFLMFHLQRPDVLPLGDLGVVTGFAKVYGGGTKLTPDAMTAIAETWRPYRSIGSWYMWRALEA from the coding sequence GTGCCCGTACGCTTCACCCCGGAAACGTGCCAGGCGGCGACGCGAGTGCTGGCCCGTCGCGACCCCGCGCTGGCGCGGCTGGTCCGCGTCCACGGTCCGTGCGCGCTCGGCACGAGGGCCCGCCGCGACAGCTTCTCGGCGCTGGTGCGGTCGATCATCTACCAGCAGCTGGCCACGGCCGCGGCGACGACGATCCACGATCGCGTGATGGCGTCGATGGGCGTGCGACGATGCCCGCCGCCGGCGACCTGGCTGGCGACGCCCGAAGCCACGCTGCGGGCAGCCGGCCTGAGCGGCCAGAAGATGCGCTACATCCTCGACCTGTGCCGTCACGTCACCGACGGGACGCTCGACACGCGCCAGATCCATCGCCTCGACGACGAAGCGGTGATCGCGATGCTCACGCAGGTGAAGGGCATCGGCCGGTGGACCGCCGAGATGTTCCTGATGTTCCACCTGCAACGGCCCGACGTGCTGCCGCTCGGCGACCTCGGCGTGGTCACCGGGTTCGCGAAGGTGTACGGTGGCGGCACGAAGCTGACGCCGGATGCGATGACCGCCATCGCCGAGACCTGGCGTCCGTACCGCAGCATCGGGAGCTGGTACATGTGGCGGGCGCTGGAAGCGTAA